In one window of Camelina sativa cultivar DH55 chromosome 15, Cs, whole genome shotgun sequence DNA:
- the LOC104747234 gene encoding pollen receptor-like kinase 2, which yields MESTSLVFLSIVYLVLVVVHGVSETESLLKFKNSLVIGRANGLKSWDRRNPTCKWTGVLCDRGFVWGLQLENFELSGTLDIEALTGLKSLRSLSFMNNKLGGPFPEFKKLVALKSLYLSNNQFDVKIPKDAFDGMGWLKKLHLEHNKFRGEIPASLANSPKLLELRLDGNRFTGQIPEFTHKPHMLNLSNNALAGPIPKILSTMDPKFFEGNNGLCEKPLDTNCSSPYSLSPEPKDNSKKKSSMFLYIVAAVVAALAVILIIIGVIICLNRRRKKKQSLLTAEPGPSSLQLRAGIQESEKGQSSYHSQNRAAKRMIHTTKLSFLRDDKGKFELQDLLKASAEILGSGCFGASYKTLLSNGSLMVVKRFKHMNNAGTEEFQEHMKRLGRLNHENLLPIVAYYYKKEEKLFVSDFVGKGSLAAHLHGHKSLGQPSLDWPTRLNIVKGVGQGLLYLHKNLPSLMAPHGHLKSSNVLLNENFEPLLMDYGLIPMINEESAQELMVAYKSPEYLKQSRVTKKTDVWGLGVLILEILTGKIPESFPQISKDSEEDLASWVKSSFRGEWTPELFDQDMGKTNNCEAEILKLLRIGLSCCEVDVEKRLDIREAVEKMEDLIKEREQGDDDFYSTYASEADGGSSRGVSSEAINLS from the exons ATGGAATCCACATCTCTCGTCTTCCTTTCCATTGTATATCTTGTCTTAGTCGTTGTTCATGGCGTATCAGAGACCGAATCTCTCTTGAAATTCAAGAACTCTCTTGTTATTGGGAGAGCAAATGGTTTGAAGAGCTGGGACAGAAGGAACCCCACATGCAAATGGACTGGTGTCTTGTGTGATAGAGGCTTTGTTTGGGGATTACAGCTAGAGAACTTTGAGCTCTCTGGCACTCTAGACATTGAGGCGTTGACGGGTTTGAAGTCTCTGAGGTCTCTCAGCTTCATGAATAACAAACTTGGAGGTCCATTTCCAGAGTTCAAGAAACTTGTTGCTCTCAAATCACTTTACTTGTCAAACAATCAATTCGACGTAAAGATACCTAAAGATGCATTTGATGGGATGGGGTGGTTGAAGAAACTCCATTTGGAGCACAATAAGTTTCGTGGTGAAATTCCAGCGTCCTTGGCCAATAGTCCCAAGCTTTTAGAGCTTAGACTTGACGGGAACCGTTTCACTGGACAAATACCGGAGTTCACACATAAACCACACATGTTAAACCTTTCAAACAATGCATTAGCAGGTCCAATCCCAAAGATTCTCAGTACAATGGATCCAAAATTCTTCGAAG gCAACAACGGCTTATGTGAAAAACCTTTGGATACAAACTGTTCTTCTCCTTACAGCTTGTCCCCAGAGCCAAAGGACAACTCCAAGAAAAAATCATCTATGTTTTTGTACATTGTAGCAGCAGTGGTCGCAGCACTGGCTGTAATACTCATAATTATTGGAGTGATCATCTGCCTTAACCGTAGAcgaaagaagaaacaatcatTATTGACAGCAGAGCCTGGACCATCAAGTCTACAACTGAGAGCTGGAATCCAAGAAAGTGAAAAGGGACAAAGTAGCTACCATTCACAAAACCGGGCTGCAAAGAGGATGATTCATACCACAAAATTGTCGTTTTTGAGAGATGACAAGGGAAAATTTGAGTTGCAAGATTTACTGAAAGCATCGGCAGAGATTCTAGGGAGTGGATGTTTTGGAGCGTCGTATAAGACATTGCTTTCGAACGGATCACTGATGGTAGTGAAGAGGTTTAAACATATGAACAACGCAGGAACTGAGGAGTTCCAAGAACACATGAAGAGGTTGGGGAGGTTAAACCATGAGAATTTGCTCCCAATTGTAGCTTATTACtacaaaaaagaggaaaaacttTTTGTTAGCGATTTTGTTGGAAAGGGAAGCTTGGCTGCTCATCTCCATG gtCACAAATCGTTAGGGCAACCAAGCTTGGATTGGCCAACAAGATTGAATATTGTGAAAGGTGTAGGACAAGGACTTTTATACCTCCACAAAAACCTACCTAGCCTAATGGCTCCTCATGGTCATCTAAAATCGTCTAATGTTCTTCTCAATGAGAATTTCGAGCCTCTTCTTATGGACTATGGCTTGATCCCAATGATCAACGAAGAGAGCGCACAAGAGCTCATGGTGGCTTACAAATCGCCAGAGTACTTGAAACAAAGCCGTGTGACTAAGAAAACCGATGTGTGGGGGCTCGGAGTACTCATCTTGGAGATTCTTACAGGAAAGATCCCTGAAAGTTTCCCTCAAATCAGTAAAGACAGTGAGGAGGACCTTGCTAGTTGGGTGAAGTCGAGTTTCCGAGGAGAGTGGACACCAGAATTGTTTGATCAAGATATGGGGAAGACCAATAATTGTGAAGCTGAGATACTAAAACTCTTGAGAATTGGACTGAGTTGTTGCGAAGTAGATGTGGAGAAAAGGTTAGATATAAGAGAGGCTGTTGAGAAGATGGAAGATTTGATCAAGGAGAGAGAACAAGGAGATGATGACTTCTACTCAACATATGCGAGTGAAGCTGATGGGGGTTCGTCGAGGGGAGTGTCAAGTGAGGCAATTAACTTATCATGA
- the LOC109129130 gene encoding F-box protein At2g14290-like, which yields METRNPSNWSNLPLDIIISLFERLSFVDFHRAKMESSWEKMYFRESIPGKLRVAPIKRLCSERMEDRDREFEWELTSGSVYSLYADEIRGRLWVDEKTQELALVWFFDAPVCFLGFYKKGNAHYDLIRITYGIPRMLTGLVRLVLRGYRLYILTTRSFIRVIDFSRQQGFEELTRSDTYPSPTFAPLGYDCYFSIAVTTAGEVLLVTTSTTSESSERAFRIYKMDPNADQTTTCLIFLT from the exons ATGGAGACTCGTAACCCTAGTAACTGGTCGAATCTCCCCCTCGATATCATCATATCTCTGTTTGAACGTTTGAGCTTTGTGGATTTCCATCGAGCTAAGATG GAGAGCAGCTGGGAGAAAATGTACTTCAGGGAGTCGATTCCTGGCAAGCTGCG AGTCGCTCCTATCAAACGACTCTGCTCTGAGCGTATGGAAGATAGAGATAGGGAGTTTGAATGGGAATTAACTAGTGGCTCTGTTTACTCATTATACGCTGATGAGATTAGGGGACGTCTGTGGGTAGACGAGAAGACGCAAGAGTTGGCTTTAGTGTGGTTCTTTGACGCCCCTGTttgttttttagggttttacaagaaagGGAATGCTCATTACGATCTCATTCGGATTACATATGGTATCCCCAGGATGTTAACTGGCCTAGTACGTCTGGTTCTTCGGGGTTACCGTCTATACATTTTAACGACGCGTAGTTTCATTCGAGTCATAGATTTTTCTAGGCAGCAAGGTTTCGAAGAACTCACGAGGAGTGACACTTACCCATCCCCAACGTTTGCTCCTCTTGGATATGATTGTTATTTTAGCATCGCTGTTACTACAGCAGGAGAGGTTTTGTTGGTCACAACGAGCACAACCTCTGAAAGTAGCGAACGGGCCTTCCGCATCTACAAGATGGATCCTAATGCTGACCAGACGACCACATGCCTGATCTTCTTGACGTAG
- the LOC104747237 gene encoding uncharacterized protein LOC104747237, translating into MDGQPVKECVNDINNSRSLDDGEPTDEFGDNVDPGADECVEECQEALHDTTYEKPKDVDDMDFDYSEDGKFEDEDDDEDGDHLDVDAEEGKPFVGGIHGQLNNPWIDQLKVGQCFPCKHDVIIEVRLTAIMLKFSFKIKKSTKSRLVAICSVPGCTWRVVATMKNDPTTFWVTKYLNVHTCSIVNRVAHRRRCTSKYIGMLFVDRVGIVDSVVPQHIKYSMRTMFGMTLDYTNSYRALQYASEYVRGNAESGYAKLPYCLRKIEQSNPGSVVDLVVDDEHRFKYLFLSFDVSIHGFNYVRRVIVVDGTHLTGKYEGVLLVACAHDGNFQIFPLAFGIVDSECDGSWDWFFTKLSECILDEYPLVVVSDRCSSIAKACRNVMP; encoded by the coding sequence ATGGATGGACAGCCGGTTAAAGAATGTGTTAATGATATAAACAACTCTCGTTCTTTAGACGATGGGGAGCCAACGGATGAATTTGGTGACAATGTAGATCCAGGTGCGGATGAATGTGTAGAAGAATGTCAAGAAGCACTCCATGATACTACATATGAGAAGccgaaagatgttgatgacatggatttCGATTACAGTGAGGACGGaaaatttgaagatgaagatgacgatgaagatggaGATCACTTGGATGTAGATGCTGAAGAAGGGAAACCGTTTGTTGGTGGTATTCATGGACAGTTAAATAATCCTTGGATAGACCAACTGAAAGTAGGTCAATGCTTTCCATGCAAACATGATGTCATAATAGAGGTGCGTTTGACCGCtattatgttaaaattctctttcaaaattaagaagtccACAAAGTCTCGGTTGGTGGCAATATGCTCTGTGCCAGGATGCACGTGGAGGGTCGTGGCCACTATGAAGAATGATCCAACCACTTTTTGGGTCACCAAATATCTGAACGTGCATACATGTTCTATTGTGAACCGCGTAGCTCACCGTAGGCGTTGCACCTCCAAATATATTGGGATGCTTTTTGTAGACCGGGTAGGAATAGTAGATAGTGTTGTCCCACAACATATCAAATATTCAATGAGGACAATGTTCGGCATGACATTGGATTACACAAATTCGTACAGGGCTTTACAATATGCGTCGGAATATGTGAGAGGAAACGCCGAATCTGGATATGCGAAGTTGCCTTATTGTCTTAGAAAAATAGAGCAGTCAAACCCGGGAAGTgttgttgaccttgttgttgatgacgagCATAGGTTTAAGTACCTTTTCCTATCTTTTGATGTTTCAATCCATGGTTTCAATTACGTGAGGCgagttattgtggttgatgggaCCCATCTCACCGGAAAGTATGAAGGTGTATTGCTAGTCGCTTGCGCACATGATGGTAACTTTCAGATATTTCCGTTGGCTTTTGGAATTGTCGACTCGGAGTGTGATGGttcatgggattggtttttcaccaaattaagtGAGTGTATCTTGGATGAATATCCACTGGTAGTAGTTTCAGACAGGTGCAGTTCAATAGCTAAAGCATGTCGCAATGTTATGCCATGA
- the LOC104747238 gene encoding uncharacterized protein LOC104747238 — translation MGLLGIRRRKQFMRHIRKKREAKLAALDNDDQADGTSCRSELSHEEDDELFLQSTFISDRGTYFGVGSLGSFINGKRKFPGSSSNFTSLQKHLEEANRKIEQQAALQAERDAEASRVAAEALRVASEQQAEISRLVSFLKTNPNYVAFLESQTNDPNLFDVQN, via the exons atgggACTTTTGGGGATAAGAAGGCGCAAGCAATTCATGaggcatataagaaaaaaaagggaagctAAGTTGGCTGCTCTGGACAATGACGACCAAGCTGATGGTACATCATGTCGATCGGAGCTATCtcacgaggaggatgatgagctctttcttcag TCTACTTTCATAAGCGATAGAGGAACATATTTTGGGGTTGGAAGCCTAGGGAGTTTCATCAACGGCAAGCGGAAGTTCCCTGGAAGCTCTTCTAATTTCACAAGCCTGCAAAAACATCTTGAAGAAGCTAACCGCAAAATAGAGCAACAAGCAGCTCTACAAGCAGAGCGTGACGCAGAGGCTTCACGGGTTGCAGCTGAGGCTTTACGGGTTGCAtctgagcaacaagcagagatctCACGCTTGGTGAGCTTCCTCAAGACTAACCCAAACTATGTCGCCTTCCTCGAGTCTCAAACCAACGACCCAAACCTTTTTGATGTTCAAAATTAG